The following coding sequences lie in one Pseudomonas syringae CC1557 genomic window:
- the betT gene encoding choline transporter BetT → MNAPVFYFAASFILIFGIVVIAFPQASGAWLLAAQNWAANTVGWYYMMVMSLYLVFVVVTALSGFGKIKLGADHDEPEFSYLSWAGMLFAAGISITLFFFCVSEPLTHLLQPPQGEGGTTEAARQGMQLLFLHWGLHGWGVFAFVGMALAYFAYRHNLPLALRSALYPLIGKRINGPIGYAVDGFGIIATIFGLGADMGFGVLHLNSGLDYLFGVPHTQWIQVGLITLMMGAAILVAIAGVDKGVRVMSDINMLLACALLLFVLFAGPTQHLLNTLVQNIGDYLGALPSKSFDVYAYDKPSDWLGGWTVFYWAWWIAWAPFVGLFIARISRGRTIREFVFGVLLIPLGFTLAWMSIFGNSAIDQVLNHGMTALGQSAIDDPSMTLYLLLETYPWSKTVIAVTVFISFVFFVTSADSGTVVLSTLSAKGGNPDEDGPKWLRVFWGVATALITSGLLFSGSIDALKSAVVLTSLPFSLILLLMMWGLHKAFVMESQRQIAQLYSLAPVSGSRRGGWRQRLSQAVHYPSRDEVYRFLDQTVRPAIDEVTAVFVEKGLSVVNVPDPSNDSVTLEIGHGEERPFIYQVQMKGFFTPSFARGGMGSKQLNNRRYYRAEVHLSEGSQDYDLVGYTKEQVINDVLDQYERHMQFLHLVR, encoded by the coding sequence ATGAACGCTCCAGTGTTTTACTTCGCTGCGAGCTTCATCCTGATCTTCGGCATCGTCGTCATTGCCTTCCCGCAAGCCAGCGGCGCCTGGTTGCTGGCCGCACAAAACTGGGCGGCCAATACGGTCGGCTGGTACTACATGATGGTCATGAGCCTGTACCTGGTCTTCGTGGTGGTCACCGCCTTGTCGGGCTTTGGCAAGATCAAGCTCGGTGCCGACCACGACGAACCAGAGTTCAGTTACCTCTCGTGGGCCGGCATGCTGTTCGCTGCCGGGATCAGCATCACGCTGTTCTTCTTCTGCGTCTCTGAGCCGCTGACGCATTTGCTGCAACCGCCGCAAGGCGAGGGCGGCACTACCGAGGCTGCGCGCCAGGGCATGCAGTTGCTGTTTCTGCACTGGGGCCTGCATGGCTGGGGTGTGTTTGCCTTTGTCGGCATGGCGCTGGCCTACTTCGCCTATCGACACAACCTGCCGCTGGCCTTGCGTTCGGCGCTGTACCCGCTGATCGGCAAGCGCATCAACGGCCCTATCGGTTATGCCGTCGATGGCTTCGGCATCATCGCGACCATCTTCGGGCTGGGCGCAGACATGGGTTTCGGCGTACTGCACCTGAACTCCGGTCTTGATTATCTGTTTGGCGTTCCGCACACCCAATGGATTCAGGTCGGCCTGATCACCCTGATGATGGGGGCGGCGATTCTGGTGGCCATCGCCGGTGTCGACAAGGGCGTTCGCGTCATGTCCGACATCAACATGCTGCTGGCCTGTGCGCTGCTGCTGTTCGTGCTGTTTGCCGGTCCGACCCAGCATTTGCTCAATACGCTGGTGCAGAACATCGGTGACTACCTGGGCGCCCTGCCGAGCAAGAGTTTCGATGTCTACGCCTACGATAAGCCAAGTGACTGGCTGGGCGGCTGGACGGTGTTCTATTGGGCCTGGTGGATTGCCTGGGCGCCATTCGTGGGCCTGTTTATTGCGCGTATTTCCCGTGGCCGGACCATTCGTGAATTCGTGTTCGGTGTATTGCTGATTCCGCTGGGCTTTACCCTGGCCTGGATGTCGATCTTCGGCAACAGCGCCATCGACCAGGTGCTCAACCACGGCATGACCGCGCTCGGCCAGTCGGCCATCGATGATCCGTCGATGACCCTGTACCTGTTGCTGGAAACCTATCCGTGGAGCAAGACCGTTATCGCGGTCACGGTGTTCATCAGCTTCGTGTTCTTCGTCACCTCGGCCGATTCGGGCACGGTGGTGCTGTCGACGCTCTCGGCAAAAGGCGGCAACCCCGACGAAGACGGTCCGAAATGGCTGCGCGTATTCTGGGGGGTAGCCACGGCGCTGATCACCAGCGGCTTGCTGTTCTCCGGCAGTATCGATGCGCTGAAATCAGCGGTGGTACTGACTTCGTTGCCGTTCTCGCTGATCCTGCTGCTGATGATGTGGGGCCTGCACAAGGCGTTCGTCATGGAGTCCCAGCGCCAGATCGCGCAGCTGTACTCACTGGCGCCAGTGTCCGGTTCACGACGTGGTGGTTGGCGTCAGCGTCTGAGCCAGGCAGTGCATTATCCGTCGCGAGACGAGGTGTATCGCTTCCTCGACCAGACCGTGCGTCCTGCCATTGATGAGGTGACGGCGGTGTTTGTCGAGAAGGGCTTGAGCGTCGTCAACGTACCTGATCCGTCCAACGACTCGGTGACTCTGGAAATCGGCCACGGCGAAGAGCGTCCGTTCATCTATCAGGTGCAGATGAAAGGCTTCTTCACCCCTTCGTTCGCCCGAGGTGGCATGGGCTCCAAACAGTTGAACAATCGCCGCTATTACCGCGCCGAGGTTCACCTGAGCGAAGGCAGTCAGGACTACGACCTGGTGGGCTACACCAAGGAACAGGTCATCAACGACGTGCTCGACCAGTACGAGCGGCACATGCAGTTTCTGCATTTGGTGCGTTGA